One Gemmatimonadaceae bacterium genomic window, CACGGTAACGCCATGACTGAAGGCGGATTGCAGATCCGCGTGCTCGGTCGCCCCGGCAATCACGTGCACCTCATGACCCAGCTTGGCCAAGGCGCGTGCGTGGTGCCAGGTGTAGGTGCCGATACCCCCAAAACCCGTATGGGGTGGGTATTCGTAGGAGAGTAGGGCGATCTTCACGGAGAGGTCAGTGCGAAGGAGATCCGCATCAAAGAATGACGACCCACTCTGTCCCACGGCACCCCTGTCGGGTGAGTTCTCGCGGTGTGGAAGCCGAGCGATGCCCGGGCCTTGCCGACCCGAGTCGCGTGCTCTACGATCACCCGCTGTGGCAATGAAGCCACCGCCTTCGGAGCGCCGGTCACTGATGCCCACTGCGGACTGCACGTTGAAGCGACGCGTCATCTCATCATCTCGCGAGAACTTCCGCCGGCGCCGTATCCCGCGGGTGGCATCGGAACCTACGTGGCCAACATGTCCCGACTGCTGGCGGAGGCGGGTGACATTGTTCATGTGATCGGCCAGCAGTGGGACGGAGCACCGCGCGCGAAGGAAATTTCCTCTGACGGTCGTTTGGTGATCCATCGCGTGCCCATGGAGTTGCCTATTGCGTACGGCGGCCGATCGACGACGGCAGATGAGGTGGCCGCGTTGCTCATCAGTCCCATGGCCGCACAGGCATGGGGACTCAATGTCGCCATGTTCGCCGAGGCGCTGATCGAGGATCAGCAGATTGACGTGATCGAGGCGCAGGAGTGGGAAGCGCCGCTGTATCATTTCTTGCTGCGACGTGCCCTCGGACTCGGTCCCGACCGGAAGCCTCCGTGCATCGTGCACATGCATTCACCATCAGAAATGGTCTGGCGGCACAACGATTGGAGCCAATCGAA contains:
- a CDS encoding glycosyltransferase, giving the protein MHVEATRHLIISRELPPAPYPAGGIGTYVANMSRLLAEAGDIVHVIGQQWDGAPRAKEISSDGRLVIHRVPMELPIAYGGRSTTADEVAALLISPMAAQAWGLNVAMFAEALIEDQQIDVIEAQEWEAPLYHFLLRRALGLGPDRKPPCIVHMHSPSEMVWRHNDWSQS